Proteins from one Apis cerana isolate GH-2021 linkage group LG11, AcerK_1.0, whole genome shotgun sequence genomic window:
- the LOC107997240 gene encoding zinc finger protein 585A-like, which yields MARVLVYNRSVDAIFMDVNLGVKTNLSEHGIVIKEEPIESDSHDDLWLNEIDNENENENEASRSEDYESEESKIEDSKIEDNKTTNDKIEDEVSNDNYEYKRYVPPQEFDPLKNNTLNLNTQYITCSICFVRFNKKSYVRHLRRYCNGDYKCQKCKAVFNTYHSIKRHLRIEGCKKKITNYKFLCNFCRRGFWRKAYIQCHLLHAHGNEINNIDKTQVREILSKKSTSNLSDVLIMKKINNSNNVFPKQLNNLTDTSEKELNSRVKSNNTSSPKLNGLNCTHLKSQCDTVSKKPKSLINSSSQLNYLCDTPSKKTKQTSLTDFISFYKEKSNNDNVIIEKVIGKNNNSVIDDTSEACQKFDDNSSLRNTKNIQAQKRTRSRALDKNKPFVQIHVNPRTMMLLLNNEIKSDLESLETSYNVPYNLRPSGENSYALRKFRDSIKHDTASNKTKHPVKKKYPCNVSTRRMSLRNKRFKSEIVIKECKIYLEKCDEMLKRSKIKTDKVKNVSQSLDLKEERVIKTEKVENSIKTESASNLSLKVTSEIFKAKANNLSIVKKESNMSENNIKISQKSFQCHVCKKLFSLKENLYEHMKLFHSIYMSSICNARYTSINKLLKHYLRQHIIFKRKECCVCYEKFDTPVSLKRHMIVHCLKTIRSKKDTLPVDVEINCSSSKKENKCKGCHKRFWLNSCLKEHEKVCRRIKDLICKQRRLQVKRSFSFRKESIGSKFNTIQAISSKQISSEQKMKSSINSITRTYSSPHVLPSVYSARATSKKRLVNGITWTKGYKVETSDKTTFPCTICGIQFQTFQNLCMHERTYSKPANKSCSDCGTLFPSKRLLQLHSLATHSPSCAENYQFFCKFCNQGFVKKTNIRIHERHFHMDQVPKPVRINESVWSSYPMCTTCNLLFESYERFIEHNMYYYNAQVFVCTVCGKSFQGMYKLHHHSKVEHYPNDVLKLYTYKCDICNEGFNYESHFHAHKLHVHLPDAPIIQKTLNIMQDHSYALTNNVGIRTKVTEEPIILSAKTYTCRVCNLNFTNEEDLSMHKIEYSMNGKFQCSKCNRKCGNGSFLAKHDSLNHTGCDINISFKCRFCGEVLTTSTAMLCHEKHFHLNCNSDMSNDDRQPVMDKKIDSRKLEKCDGFTCSTCNMKFHNNINLKQHLLEYADIGTFICNICQRKFTEVEQLEVHKIKHTMLSNTLLSQRCPICNEGFSDPVNVRSHVMHLHRYETFNFNMKHIGTK from the exons atggcTCGAGTCTTAGTTTATAACCGTTCTGTTGATGCAATATTTATGGACGTAAACTTGGGAGTCAAGACAAAT cttTCTGAACATGGAAtagtaataaaagaagaacCGATCGAGAGCGACAGCCATGACGATTTATGGTTGAAcgaaattgataatgaaaacgAGAATGAAAACGAAGCATCAAGATCTGAAGATTATGAAAGCGAAGAAAGCAAAATTGAAGATAGTAAAATCGAAGATAACAAAACTacgaatgataaaattgaagatgaagtttcgaatgataattatgaatataaaagatacgTGCCACCTCAAGAATTCgatcctttaaaaaataatacactcAATTTGAATACTCAATATATAACTTGCAGTATTTGTTTCGTgagatttaacaaaaaaagttATGTTCGCCATTTGCGTAGATACTGTAACGGTGActataaatgtcaaaaatgCAAGGCGGTCTTCAATACTTATCATTCGATCAAACGTCATTTGAGGATAGAGggttgtaagaaaaaaattacgaattataaatttctttgtaatttttgtcGTCGAGGGTTTTGGAGAAAGGCCTATATCCAATGTCATTTACTTCACGCGcatggaaatgaaataaataatatcgataaaactcAAGTTCGAGAAATTTTGTCAAAGAAATCAACAAGTAATCTTAGTGATGTATTGattatgaaaaagataaacaaTTCAAATAATGTGTTTCCAAAACAGTTAAACAATTTGACAGATACATCTGAAAAAGAGTTGAACAGTAGAGTGAAGAGTAACAATACATCTTCCCCCAAATTAAACGGTTTAAATTGTACGCATTTGAAAAGTCAATGCGATACAGTTTCGAAAAAGccaaaaagtttaataaatagttcgagccagttaaattatttatgcgaTACGCCCTCTAAAAAGACGAAGCAGACCTCTCTTacagattttatttcgttttataaagaaaaatcgaacaaCGATAACGTTATCATAGAGAAAGTCATtggtaaaaacaataattctgTTATTGATGACACGAGTGAAGCATGTCAGAAATTTGATGATAACTCCTCGTTGaggaatacaaaaaatattcaagcgCAAAAGCGTACCCGATCTCGTGCGCTTGACAAGAATAAACCATTCGTTCAGATTCATGTGAATCCCCGTACGATGATGCTCTTATtgaacaatgaaataaaaagtgatCTTGAGAGTCTGGAAACTTCGTACAATGTACCCTATAATCTTAGGCCATCCGGGGAAAATTCCTATGCATTACGTAAATTTCGCGATTCAATAAAGCATGACACTGCTTCTAACAAAACGAAACAtcccgttaaaaaaaaatatccttgcAATGTATCTACGCGAAGAATGTCTTTACGAAATAAAAGATTCAAGtctgaaattgtaattaaagagTGCAAGATCTATCTGGAAAAATGTGATGAGATGTTGAAACGGAGTAAGATTAAAACGGATAAAGTCAAAAATGTTTCTCAATCTCTAGAtttgaaagaagagagagtAATAAAAACGGAAAAGgttgaaaattctattaaaactgAATCGGCAAGTAATCTATCTTTGAAGGTTAcgtcagaaatatttaaagccAAAGCGAATAATTTGTCGATTGTTAAAAAAGAGTCAAATATgtcagaaaataatattaagatatccCAAAAATCGTTCCAATGCCatgtttgcaaaaaattattctcgctAAAAGAGAATTTGTACGAgcatatgaaattatttcactcTATTTATATGTCGAGTATATGTAACGCACGCTATacatctattaataaattattgaaacattatttGCGTCAACATATCATATTTAAGCGAAAAGAATGTTGCGTGTGTTACGAGAAATTCGACACACCGGTATCGTTGAAACGGCACATGATTGTGCACTGTTTGAAAACGATACGATCCAAGAAAGACACTCTACCGGTTGACGTCGAGATAAACTGCAGttcatcgaaaaaagaaaataagtgcAAAGGTTGTCACAAACGATTTTGGCTCAATTCGTGTTTGAAGGAACACGAGAAAGTATGTCGTCGAATAAAAGACTTGATTTGCAAGCAACGTAGGCTTCAAGTAAAACGctccttttcctttcgaaaGGAATCGATTGGCTCAAAATTTAACACGATACAAGCAATTTCTTCGAAACAAATATCATCAGAGCAGAAAATGAAGTCTTCGATAAATTCGATCACTAGGACTTATAGTTCACCTCATGTTCTGCCATCTGTTTATTCCGCCAGAGCAACAAGTAAAAAGAGATTAGTTAACGGTATCACTTGGACGAAGGGTTACAAAGTTGAAACAAGTGATAAAACAACATTCCCCTGCACCATTTGCGGGATACAATTTCAGACGTTTCAGAATTTGTGTATGCACGAGCGTACCTATTCCAAACCTGCCAATAAATCATGCAGCGATTGCGGTACCTTGTTTCCTTCCAAAAGATTGTTACAACTTCACTCGCTCGCGACCCATTCGCCTTCATGCGCggaaaattatcaattcttttGCAAGTTTTGCAATCAaggttttgttaaaaaaacgaACATTCGCATTCACGAGCGACACTTTCACATGGACCAGGTCCCCAAACCCGTCCGAATCAACGAGTCCGTTTGGAGTTCGTATCCAATGTGTACCACATGTAATTTGTTATTCGAATCATACGAGCGATTCATCGAGCACAATATGTATTACTATAACGCCCAAGTGTTTGTGTGCACCGTATGTGGTAAATCGTTTCAGGGGATGTACAAGCTTCATCATCATAGCAAGGTGGAACATTATCCGAACGATGTATTGAAATTGTACACTTATAAATGTGATATTTGTAACGAAGGTTTCAATTACGAGTCGCATTTTCACGCGCACAAGTTGCATGTTCATCTACCTGATGCACCGATTATACAGAAAACATTAAACATCATGCAAGATCACAGTTACGCTTTGACGAATAACGTTGGCATAAGGACCAAAGTGACGGAAGAACCGATAATATTATCGGCAAAGACGTATACTTGCAGAGTttgcaatttgaatttcaCCAACGAAGAAGATTTGTCGATGCACAAGATAGAATACTCCATGAACGGTAAATTTCAATGTAGCAAGTGCAATCGAAAATGTGGTAACGGTTCTTTCCTAGCCAAGCACGATAGTTTGAATCATACCGGTTGTGATATTAACATCAGTTTCAAGTGTCGCTTTTGTGGTGAAGTGTTGACTACCAGTACAGCGATGTTGTGTCACGAGAAGcactttcatttaaattgcAACAGTGATATGAGCAATGACGACAGACAACCAGTTATGGATAAGAAGATTGATAGCAGAAAACTTGAAAAGTGCGATGGTTTTACGTGTTCCACTTGTAACATGAAGTTTCACAACAACATCAACTTGAAGCAACATTTGTTGGAGTATGCCGATATAGGTACATTCATTTGCAACATTTGCCAAAGAAAATTCACCGAGGTGGAACAGTTAGAGGTGCACAAAATCAAACATACCATGTTGAGTAACACTTTGCTTTCGCAACGATGTCCTATATGCAACGAAGGATTTTCGGATCCTGTGAATGTTCGGTCGCACGTAATGCACTTACATCGATACGAaacgttcaattttaatatgaagcATATAGGGACAAAATGA